TCTTCCGCATTTGGTGCTGCACTTTGAATCGTCTCCCGCAAGGCATGGACGATTTTGCGCTTTGAAGCCGGAAGTTTGGACAAAAGTGATTTTAGGTCTGTTTCGGAAAGCGTTGGCATGGATACTGAAACGCAAGCTGTTGGAAAGATAGTTGTTTCAGGTGAATTCATCAAATTTCTAGCACCATGTTCGATATCACACCAGTTCATTGGCATCTTCTTGTCAATCACTTACCCGTCGAGGGCAGCATGGTCGCGCTCCTGCTCCTCATTTATGCCTTCATTCGGAACAACGCCGAGCTGAAGCGAGCAGCACTCATTGCGTGTGTCGTTACCGGAGCAGCGGCTTTCGCTGCAAATTTCACAGGAGATGATGCGGCCGATGTAGCCCGAGCGATCCCTGGAGTCGAACGTTCAGATATTAGGGCACACAACGAGTCGGCTGACTGGGCGTGCGATGCAGCATATCTCTTAGCAGGGGTCGCGGCCGTTGGACTCGTTCTGGCCTGGCGAAAGAAGAGTTCGCCGGATGCAACATCGGATGCACTCGCCTACGCTCGCCATCACAAAGAGCCGCCACCATTCATGATGATTGCGACATTAATCGTCGCCTTACTTACAGTGACAATCATGGCACGGACATCTTATCTCGGCGGCTCGATCCGTCATCCAGAGATTGAGGCGGGATTCAAACCGCCTCCCACGGTTGATACTTCAAAGGACGATTAGCAAAGCCACCGCATCGCCGGCAAGACTTGCACGAACAGCGTTTCGGCTTGATTGTCTGAAGGGACTCCATTCAATCAGCTACTTGGGAATTGCCTTCGTCAGGTTCACCGGGCCATCTGAAGTAACGAGGATATTATCCTCAATACGCACGCCGAGCTTGCCGATCCATGGCTCGATGCGTGCCCAATCAACGGCATCTTTGAACTTCGCTCGGCGCTCTTCGCTACGGAGCAAAACTCGATTGAAATAGAGACCGGGTTCGACGGTAACAATGTATCCGGCTTCCAGCGGTATATCCATGCGGAGCGTGATGCCGGCAACTTTCTTCTTCTCGCGGCCGGGCAGCGGACCGCCAGCATCGCGAACACCGAGTCCCACCATGTGACCGATCCCATGCGGGAAAAACATCGAGATAACCTCGGTCTCCAGTGCCTCATCGACTGAGCACTTGATGACGCCGTACTCGATGAGAGACTCCGCCATCAGTCGTGCCGAAAGGCCGTGAATATCGGTCCATTCGGCACCCACCTTACACGCTTCGATCGTCTCGATTTGCGCGCGAAGAACTGCATCATAGATGAATTGTTGATCTGCGTCGAACTTCCCATTAGCAGGGTAAGTGCGAGTAACATCTGCCGTATATCCATCCACTGCCCCACCGGCATCAATCACGATGACATCGCCGTCCTGGAACTTGCGAGTGCCGGGCTCCGAGTGAAGAACAGTTGAATTCGGCCCCGACCCGACGATGGTACCGTAACCGGTGCGGTCCGCACCGGCATGATACATTGCAGACTCGATATCGATCTGCACTTCGCGCTCGGTTGCGCCAATCTTGATCTTTGCGCGGCCTGCCGCATGACCCACGGCGGTTGCCGTTGCCGCACGCTGCATCAGGGCTATCTCGCTGGCATCCTTGGGACGCCGTGCATGCGTGATTGCTTCTCGCAAATCCTTGTCAGCCTCGGCGTCCTTCGGGACACCCAGCCACTTGACCGCGCGCCCACTACGCTCCTTCAGCCACTCATCTAATTCGGTGACCGGCCTGCCGATTGGCGATTCGCTTCCGCCCCAGACCTGCTCGCTCTCGCTGAGCGCCGGCTCGAATAGCGTCCAGCCTCCGTTACGCTCGAAGGCTAGCACACCGCCCTCGCGGTGACGGCCCGTGAGCCAGAAATATTCCGGATGAGGTTGAAATTGAAACGTCTGGTCCGCACCGCCAGGGACCGAGATCGGCATCCCCGCGCCAATGAGGATAATGTCGTTCGATGTGCCAAAGGCGGCGGCGGCACGTTTGCGACGAAGCTCAAGATCCATAATGCTTATAGCCATGCGGATGGAGGCAACAGGAAGAAAGTTTTAGAGGTTGCAACAACCTTCAGGTTTGGAAGAGGTCAGCTATCCCCTCTCCACAAAGCTCCTAATCGACAGAATCGCTCAGGCCGGGCAAATGAAGAGGTTTTCGACCGACTGCTCGCGCAAGTGCATAGATCACTGCGTAGGCAACTCCCAGGAAAAGGGCGATACCTGCCACTATTGCAAGGACCTCAGCAGCTGCCGAAGAAGCCCCAACAATTATGATGAGCCGGACAAACTCATAATAACTTCCGTAGCCGGCGAGCAGTCCAACTGTCCACAACAATAGACTCACCAAGAGTGAGAACGATCGAAGTTGCTTGATAGTAAGCGCCGAGAGAGCCGGCGCAGCAACAAAAAGACCGAACAGTAGCTTCGTGGTCATCCCGAGTGCTGATGCGCCCACCACAATGCAGAAGATGATGAGCTGACCGAAGAGAACTCTTGGTTTTATCTTCATTCCTGTGAGTCATACGGACCGTGGCGGCATCGGAATTTCTTTCATTTGAACAAATGTATCCCGTTGCCACTCAGAGGAAACAATTTGCCGATTTCGCAGTTAAACACTCTTCAATGCTGAACAATCGCAGATTCGACTATTGGATGCATAAGGCAAGCTGCCGCGAACACGCGAGGAGCCGTGCGAAGGTCGTTCTGTGCATTTAGATCGGATTGTCAGCCGACTTTTGTAGAGACCCTTCGCAGTAACGCGAAGGGTCTTTTGTTTTAGTACCTACCTAAAGGAATGCAATGAAGATCATCAGCAAGAAAATATGCATGGCGCGCGACATCGGGATTCACAGGAACATGTTCGGTGGCATTCTCATGGCCTGGATCGACGAAGCCGGCGTCGCATTTGCGACCGAATACTGCTCGACGCCGAACATGGTCACGCTTCGGGTAGGCGAACTGC
This genomic window from Bacteroidota bacterium contains:
- a CDS encoding aminopeptidase P family protein, with translation MAISIMDLELRRKRAAAAFGTSNDIILIGAGMPISVPGGADQTFQFQPHPEYFWLTGRHREGGVLAFERNGGWTLFEPALSESEQVWGGSESPIGRPVTELDEWLKERSGRAVKWLGVPKDAEADKDLREAITHARRPKDASEIALMQRAATATAVGHAAGRAKIKIGATEREVQIDIESAMYHAGADRTGYGTIVGSGPNSTVLHSEPGTRKFQDGDVIVIDAGGAVDGYTADVTRTYPANGKFDADQQFIYDAVLRAQIETIEACKVGAEWTDIHGLSARLMAESLIEYGVIKCSVDEALETEVISMFFPHGIGHMVGLGVRDAGGPLPGREKKKVAGITLRMDIPLEAGYIVTVEPGLYFNRVLLRSEERRAKFKDAVDWARIEPWIGKLGVRIEDNILVTSDGPVNLTKAIPK